CTTTTTTTATGGGAATAATTGGTTGAATGCGAAAAACCGCTACACGAACGCGACCTTTTCCCCCCCCTGAACGCAACAAACTCACTCCCGAATGTGACAAACCCACCAAAACCTATGTTACAGAATTATTACTGGTGCCAGGCACCAGTAATAATTCTGTAACATTACCACCTAATGTATTTTTTCATATCATTTCTTGCTCAAAATAAAACTATAAAAATACAGTTGACTTTATAAATATACAATTATATAATAATTTTTAACTTAGCAACGAGGTGAAGGATATGAAAGTTGGTATTATTGGTGCGACAGGATATGGCGGTCTTGAACTAATAAGATTACTACATAATCATCCGGAGATCGAAAACATTGACCTATTCACCTCTTCGGATGAAGGAAACAACTTTTCAAATAAATATACACATTTACTGAATATCCATGACGAACCGCTTCTTAAAATAGAGCATGCCAAACTCGCGCACTACGATGTAATTTTCACAAGCACACCATCGGGGATTTCGAGAGAGTTGCTCCCATCTTTAATAGGGAAAGGTCCGAAACTCATCGATTTGTCAGGCGACTTCCGTCTAAAAGACCCAGCTCAATACGAACATTGGTACAAAAAAACTCCTGCACCAACTCAAGCACTAGAAAAAAGTGTATACGGTTTAACCGAATGGAACAGGAAGGCGATAGAACACGCAACCATAATCGCAAACCCTGGTTGCTATCCGACCGCTGTTTTGCTCTCGCTACTCCCGCTTATCAAAGAAAACTTAATTGATGCAACACAACTCATCATCGACGCCAAAAGTGGCATCTCAGGAGCAGGAAATAAACCAACACAAATGACCCATTTCAGTGAAACGAATGAAAACACCGCCATCTACAAATTACATCAACACCAACATATACCAGAAATTGAGCAAGCAATCGAAACCTTTACAAACCAATCAACGCTTATCACATTCACGACTCATCTCGTGCCGATGACAAGAGGGATTCTCACGACGAGCTATGCTCACGTAAACGAAGGAATAACCGAAAAACATCTCACAAACGCATTACAAGACACATACGCTAATCAACCATTCGTCCGGATCATCGAACAAACCGACAAATTCGGAACAAACCAAGTATACGGCTCCAACTTCTGCGACATTCACGTTAAGGTAGACCCGCGTACAAACCGAGCAACAATAGTCTCTGTCATTGACAATTTAGTCAAAGGAGCAGCTGGCCAGGCAATTCAAAATATGAACGTTCAATGCAATCTAGATCAAACAACCGGTCTCTCGCTCGTCCCTTTATTCATTTAACTTAGGAGGAATGAACTCTTGTCCACAACCACCATGCCCATGAAACGAATTTCATATAAAAACATTGCTTCACCAAAAGGCTTCCAAGCAACTGGCATTCATTGCGGCCTAAAGCACAAGAAAAAGGACCTCGCCCTTCTTATCAGTGAAGTACCAGCTAGCGTTGCAGGTGTTTTCACAACAAACGCCATCAAAGCCGCGCCACTTCTAGTCACAAAAGACGTCGTATACCAAACCGGCAAAATGCAAGCAATCATCATCAATGCTGGAAACGCCAATGCATGCACTGGAAAACAAGGGATGACTGACGCATACGCGATGCAAAAGTTAACAGCAGAAAAATTTGGAATCGCCAACAATTTAGTGGGTGTCGCTTCCACAGGCGTCATCGGCGAAATCATGAAAATGGAACCTGTAACAAATGGTATCCAACAATTAGAACCTATCGACGAGTTAGAAGGGGCTATTTCTTTCTCTCAAGCAATCATGACAACGGACACTGTAACGAAAAACACGTCTTATCAAACGATAATCGATGGAAAAGAGGTAATCATCGCAGGAACTGCAAAAGGCTCTGGAATGATTGAACCGAACATGGCGACGATGCTTGGATTTATTACAACAGACGCAAACATTGAGTCCAGCCATCTTCAAACGGCCCTAACATCCATCACTGACATAACATTCAACGCAATTACGGTTGACGGTGACACATCCACTAACGATATGGTGATCGTTATGGCAAACGGTTTGGCAGAAAATAAAACACTGACACCTGACCACCCAGATTGGGAAGATTTCATCCAAACACTCCACGCCGTAGCTCAAGATCTTGCTAAAATGATTGCAAAAGATGGAGAAGGCGCAACGAAATTAATTGAAGTGGAAGTAAAGGGAGCTATTTCCAATGCAGAAGCCCGCAAAATCGCGAAAACAGTCGTAGGCTCACCACTTGTGAAAACAGCCGTTTTTGGCAATGACGCGAATTGGGGCAGAATTATTGCAGCGGTCGGCTATAGCGGCGCAACCCTTGATCCATACGCAATCACAATTCATATTGGTGTAACAAAGGTTGTGGAAAATGGGGAACCAGTACCTTTCTCAGAAAAAGATTTAATCGTCTACTTAAAACAGCCAGAAGTTAAAATTTTTGTAGATATTCATCAAGGTAACGGCCAAGGAACTGCATGGGGGTGCGATTTGACATATGACTACGTTCAAATCAATGCAACATACCGCTCCTAAACGCATCGTCATCAAGCTAGGGGGAAGTATGCTCGAACGTCTGAATGAAAACTTTTTCACCAATTTCAAGAAACTTCAAGCTGCTGGCAATGAACTCATCATCGTCCACGGTGGAGGCCCTGCAATCAATGAAGCGCTAGCCAAAAATAACATCACTTCGACCACTGTAAACGGCATCCGCGTAACATCTGCAGAAGCAGTCGGTATCGTCCAGTCGACACTCATCGGCAAAGTTAATCCCGCTCTCGTTTATGAGCTGAATAAAAGTGGCATTGCTGCAATCGGCTTAAACGGCTACGACAGCAAGTTATTACAATGCACTATATTGCATAAAGAAACATACGGCTTCGTCGGGGAAATAAAAAAAGTGAATAGCTCACTACTAAAAACACTACTCGCGAATGGCATCACGCCAGTCATCTCTAGTATTAGCTGCACCGAAGAAGGTACGCCACTAAACATCAACGCCGACACCGTAGCGAGCGAAATTGCTCTAGCGATAAAAGCAGAAAGTCTGCAATTTGTAACAGACATCCCAGGCATCCAAATCAAAGGGGAAGTACAACAAATTGCCACCCCTTCTGCAATCTCAGATTGGATGGTATCAGGTGACGTCTACGGAGGTATGATACCAAAAGTAACTGCTGCACTAGATTGCTTAGAAGCCGGAATTCCATCTGTCCAAATAGTTGGAGATCAACTAGAAGGAACAACCATTATTCAGCAGGAGGTAATCGTATGAGCACTTTATTCCCAAATTACGCACGCCGTCCGGTCCATTTAGTGGAAGGAAAAGGCACAATCGTAACGGATAACAATGGAAAAGAGTATCTCGATTTCACAAGTGGAATCGCCGTACTCAGCCTTGGCCATGCACATCCAGCGATAGTAGAAGCAATCCAGCGCCAAAGCGAAAAACTTTGGCACACATCAAATCTATTCGAAAGTCCAGAACAAGAAAAACTTGCTTCATCCCTAATAAAAGAGACGCATTTTGCTCACGCATTTTTCTGCAATAGTGGAGCAGAAGCGAATGAAGCAGCCATAAAGCTCGCACGCAAACATACCGGCAAGCATGTTATCATCACATTTGAAAACTCATTTCACGGTCGCACATTTGGAGCCATGTCCGCAACAGGCCAAGAAAAAGTACGCAACGGATTCGGCCCGCTTCTCGAAACCTTCCGAACTGTTCCATTCAATGATATCGAAAAATTAGGGGCAGCAATCGACGAGAGTGTAGGGGCAATCATGCTCGAAATTATCCAAGGAGAGGGAGGGGTCAACCAAATAACACCAGCATTCACACGAGCTATTGCTGATATATGCAAATCAAAAGGAATCCTACTAATCGTCGACGAAGTCCAAACAGGCATCGGCCGCACTGGAACCCGCTACGCATTCGAGCAAACCGTACTCCAACCAGACATCATAACGCTCGCAAAAGGACTTGGCGGTGGCTTTCCCATCGGCGCAATGCTTGGCACAAGTGAACTACATGACACATTCGGCCCAGGAACACACGGCACAACATTCGGCGGAAACCCACTAGCAGTCGCCGTCGCACAAGCAGTTCTAGATAATATATTCACTAACGAATTTTTATTCGCAATCAATGAAAAATCGTCTTACTTTATGGATAAACTAAAAGAAGCATTACCAGCATACAAAATCGTAGGATCCGGCTTAATACTCGGCATTATCTGTCCAGACGAAGTCGCTCCATACATAACTCAAGCCGAACAAGCCGGCCTACTACTAGTCGCCGCAGGACCAAACGTCATCCGTCTCCTGCCGCCACTAACCGTCACAACCCAAGAAATCAACCAAGCCATCAACATTATTGCAAGTATATTAAGGGTGCCGAGTATGTTACAGGTGCCAGGCACCCGTAACATTATATAGAAGAAACCCACTTGAATTAAAGCGCTCAGCGAACCGCTATTCAAAACCCAGGACCCACCTTCAAGGCGGGTCCTTTATTTCAGGTGCCAGGCACCTGTAATATTCCCGTAATATTTCATCCGAAAAAAGGCTGTTCAAGTCCAGCTTCCCCCTCGAACACTACAAACTAACCATCAAATAAGACTAAATACCTAACACCCCCGAAAAATCTCATTGCATTCACTCCGAATTATGGTACAATTTAGAAAAATTCAAACTTAATCGCTTCTCAACAATCGATGAAAAGGGGTAAGCACTTGTTAACTTGGCACAAAGAAATTATCATTCCAACAGCAATTGACCGAGTATGGAATCTCTTTGAATTGGATCAAATTCAAAGAATTATGCCAAACGTCGTCAAGCATAAACCGTTAGAAATAAAAGAAGAAGTTATCGGTTCAACATACGAACAAACCTATCGAGAAGGCAAAAGAACCGAAACGTATATCGTGACGGATATCGAATATGAAAATACCAAACAAAAGAAACATAAAAAAGTAGAGTTTGCATTAGCAAAAGCGTTTAAAATCCAAACAGCATTTACCCTCATCAAACTAGATGATAAATCCACGAAATTTATTTATACTGGCCAGAATGAAGGATTAAATCTGATGGGAAAAACGTTCATCAAACTAGGTTCAAAGAAGAGAAACGATAAAGTAGTAGACGCGTTTGTCGAATTGGTTCGTTCAGAAGCACTTAAAGATTCATAATTTAGGAGGATTTACATGACGATTGACTGGGGTAACTTGAATTACGTAGCTATAATTATAGGTGGATTCTTATACATGATTTACGGTACAATCTATTATTCAATCTTATTATCAAATAAAAAAGGACAACAAACGAAAGGGCCGATAAAATACATTTATTCGGTCATCATTGCATTCATCAGTTCATTTCTTGTAGCCATTCTAATCAATACAACGGGAGCAGAAACCCTTCTTCAAGGTGCACTAATCGGCTTCATCATCGGAATTATCATTAAAATGGTCTATGTAAAAAATGCATTGTTTGGTCTCATCTCTATGAAATCAACAATAATCGCGATTTGCGATCACGTCATCATCTTTACTTTACTCGGCGCTCTTCACGGCTGGTTATCTTAACAAATCAAAAAGCCCTTTGAGTCTATCAAAGGGCCATTTTTATGCAAATAAAATTACTACCAAAATCCAAAATTTAAGAACCACCCAACAAACCCCTAAAAGCTATGCGTCATCGCCCAAATCGCCACAGCGTCCACTTTACCAGTATTCATAAACCGGTGTGGCAGCGAGCTATCAAAGTAAATACTATCGCCTTCATAAATCATATGCGTCTCACCCTCGACCTCAATACGTATGCTACCACACAGCATAATCCCGCATTCCTCACCCGAATGATACATAAACGGTGTATCTAATTCCTCACCGGGCTCGACGACCATCTTGAAAAAGCTCATTTGCTTCCCTGTGCCAGGAGATAACAATTGATAACTTACATTCGGCCGAACACGTTTAATCAGTTTCTCCTCGCCAGACCGGCAAATCGTCACAGCATTTGATTCTTCTGGTTCAAAAAAGGAAAACACTGGAACCTTCAAACTATGACTTAACTTCCAAAGGGTTTCCAACGAAGGGGACACTTGACCTCGCTCTATTTGTGAAATCATACTTTGGCTGACTCCGGTAAGTTTAGCAAGCTCATCTGATGTTAAGCCTTGTAGCCTACGTAAATATCTGACTCGCTTGCCGACTTCTTCTTTAGGAAATTCCATAAAAAACACCCCTTTGAATAAAAATACAATTAGCAGAATAATTAAACACATTATAATTACTTACTAAGTAATAATATAATCAAATTTAATCAATGTCTACCAATTAATTCAATATTAATTTAAATAGAGTCAATAATAAAAATATTATGTACAATTATTTTTTATGTAGACACGTGAATAATAATAACTTATACTCTTAATAATTCAGTAGTTTCATAAAGGGGACTAAGGAAAACAAAAAAATGGGGGTAAATGTTCATGAAATTGAGAAAATGGTTAGCAGCACTATTAATGATTACCGTTTTAATGGTTGCAGGATGTAGCAATGATTCTGGGGGCGTATCAACAGAAAACTCGACATTACAAAAAGTATTAAAAAATAAAAAATTGGTTATTGGGATGTCTTCTGGGTATTTCCCGTTTGATATGAAAGATCCAAAAGGCGACTTCGTTGGGTATGATGTAGATTTCGCAAACGCACTAGGGAAAGCACTAGGAGTAAAAGTAGAATATAAACAATTTACATTTGATGGTTTAATTCCTGCACTTCAAACAGGAGAAATTGATATGATTTTCGCTGGTATGACAATTCGTGGAGATCGTGCATTAGCAGTAAGTTTTGCAAACCCTTACTTTAAAACAGGTCAAGCAGTAATGTTGCCTTCGTCTGATAAGAAAACAAAAACATGGCAAGAACTTGATGTAAAAGGGAACAAAATTGCGGTAGGTATCGGAACAACTGGTGCCTTACTTGCGAAAGATGTATTCAAAAACGCAGAAGTTCTAGATTTTGAAGATTTCCCAGCTGCAGCAGCGGCTCTAGGTCTAGGTAAAGCAAATGCAGTTGTATATGACGAGCCTGCAATCGCAGTTTGGAACCTTAAAAATGCTGGCCAAGTTCAAGAGTTAGAAGGATTAATTTCTTCTGAAAACCTTGGTATCGCTGTGAAGAAAAATGATTTCGAAACAGTACAATGGATTAACTCATTCCTAAACAGCTATATTGAAAGTCCATCGGAATTAGCTTCTCGTCACAAATGGTTTGAAACTTCTGATTGGTTAAGTGAAGTAGTAGAAGAATAGGCACTCTGACAACTTAGAGGGGGATTAAATATGACTTATGACTGGAGTGTAATCCCGCGTAATATGGACGTCTTTATCTATGGGGCGCTTAAAACACTGGAAATTTCGGCGTTAGCAATTCTTATTGCGATTCCAATAGGTATTATCTTTGGCTTGGGACGTATCTCGAAAAATAAATTTTTTAAATTAATATCTTCTGTTTATGTAGAAATTATTCGCGGCGTGCCGCTGCTTGTACTACTTCTTTGGATATTCTTTGTACTAGGACAATTCTTCAGCCTAGGTTCTTTCTGGGGGGCTATAGTAGGACTTGCGATATTTGCAGGTGCATTTATAGCTGAAATCGTACGTACTGGAATTCAAGCGGTACCGAGAGGACAAATGGAAGCGGCACGATCACTTGGAATGTCCCATGGAAAAGCGATGACACATATTATATTGCCGCAAGCATTTAGACGCGTATTGCCGCCACTTGCATCCCAATTTATTATGTTAATTAAAGATTCATCGCTCATATCCGTAATAGCGGCTGGAGAATTAACGCTAGCTGCAAAAAACTTAGTGGCAACATCATTCCGTTCAATCGAAGTATGGACATTTGTTGCGCTAATCTATTTCCTCATGACATTCAGCTTATCGCTAATCATTCGATACTTCGAAAAACGATTACTGAAGAGTGAAGCATAACGTTAAGGAGGGTGTACCCAAATGATATCTATTAAAAATGTCAATAAAAGCTTCGGCGACCACCACGTCCTAACCGACGTTTCGCTCGAAATACCAAAATCGAATGTTGTCGCATTAATTGGACCAAGTGGAGCAGGGAAATCCACACTCATTCGGACAATCAATGCATTAGAACCAATCGACAACGGAGAAATCACAGTCGATGGAATATCCATCCATGACAAAAAAACGGACATCAACGTAGCACGTACAAATATCGGTTTCGTATTCCAAAGTTTCAACCTATTTCCGTTCTTAACGGCACTAGAAAATGTCACAATGGCACCAATGAAAGTAAAAGGACTAAGCAAAGAAGCAGCTGAAAAAAGAGGGAAAGAACTACTCGTTTCCCTTGGATTAGGTGACAAATTCGATGCCTACCCTAGCCGACTTTCTGGTGGTCAGCAACAACGTGTAGCTATAGCGCGTGCACTAGCAATGGATCCAACCGTCATGCTATTTGACGAACCGACATCCGCACTCGACCCAGAAATGGTAACCGAAGTGCTCGATGCCATTCGAAAACTAGCAAAAGACGGCATGACCATGGTCGTCGTAACACACGAAATGGGCTTCGCCAAAGAAATATGCGACGAAATCGTATTCATGGCAGAAGGCAAAATAGTCGAACGCGCAGCGCCATCGAAATTCTTCACAAACCCAGACACACAACGCGCCCAAGACTTCCTATCCAAAGTCCTAAACCACTAGAGAAATCTAGTGGTTTTTCTTATGTCCACTATCTTTTCCCCACTTTCTCCGCTCGCTTTCATCTCTCGCTTTCTACGATGTTGCGGGAATGTTACTGGTGCCTAGAATCAGTAACGCAAATGTAATATTTCTTTTCAAACAAAAAAACACGCCTTACAATCGAGGCGTAATTTTTTTGTTGCTATTATATTAGAAGTAATATTGGCGAATTAAGGAATATTAACTCATAAAATTAATAAGGCCCTCAATCTGCTCGATAGGTATAACTGTTAATTGACTAATAGTTTCTAGAAATGCTCCATTTTTGCTCATATTCATAATGACCTTAGAAATTCCATTTTCAATTCCTTTTTCAATACCTTCTTCTAGAATATCTAACATAGATAGTTTGTCTTCTTCATACTCCCGACCCATCTCGGTATTCTCAAATTTAATATCCTTGATCCCATCAGCACCTGTCCGCTTCAAAATAGAATTGAGAAAAACAATGGTAATTTCCTTATTCTTTTCACTTCCAAACAACTGCTTAAAGGCATAATCCACCTTCAAATCAAGCAAACCATTTAGTAAAACTGGTTTAAAACCCTTTGGATGCACTTTTCTTGCACAGTACTGTTCTTCATCCTCTTTTACTGAATAAACAAGCTTCACACCGTCCTTTTAACCATTTATAGAACATGTATTCTTATCAGTCGATTTTATTACCGAGTTAAACTCAGCTGTTCGGACATTATCAAAACAATACCGACAAATCCAATCAATGCAAAAGGCGTATAATGGCCCAGTACAAAGCTAAATGTACCCAGTGTACCGAGTCATAATTTCTGAAGTATCGATTCGAATGATTGTTGAATTATTAGGAGATCGAATTTACACAGAATATAAGCAATTCCAAATTGCTTTATTGGGAATAGAGGCAATACTAACGCATGAGGCAATTCACTACATAAACCCAAGCGACTACCACATACTATAAAATACTTCTATATAATATAGAAGAAACCGATAGATTATTTAACATGACAAATTAATTACACCACATACCATTGAGTAATCAAGGTTTAATAGAACAAATGGGTTTAGCGGAATAAAGAGTGGGTTAATGGAACTAAATACAATGACTTTACTACTCTAATGGAAACAAGTTAGTGTGAGGATGCATATTTTGAATCTGAATTTTTGAATGCAAGAGATTAAATGATTTCTACAAATAAAAAAGCAGTCAAAGATAAAATTCGGGCTACACGTTCCACGAATGACTATATGATTGGACTTATTATTGCTTGAGTAGCCTAAAAGTGAAAAACGGCCAAAGGATATAAAAAAATATAGCTACAATATTTGGATAAGCGCAACGATCTCGCATTCCAATTAGTACCTCATGGCCCGCTAATTCAATAACCTTGATCCTGGGCTTTAGTAATATCTCTGTAAAATAAGAAGAGAAGCATCCGAAATTCAGATGCTTCTCTTCTTGAGCGATAAAACGAAGGAAGTAGAAGGCTGCACATTAATAAATGTACAAACAAGTTTACGGCGTTACACGTCTATAAGTAACCTTCTATACTGTAAATCATAACACAAAAAAAAAAAAATGCACGCATTAATTATGAGAAAAAGTAAAAAAAAAAAAGAAATAATATTTGCGCTATTCAAAAGTGGGAAATGAAGAAAAACTATAAATCTAAAATTGGTAAGAATTATTCAGAAAAAAAAGGTGGCGCAAATGGAATTATTCCTGTAATATGGAATATGTAATCGTGTCCTTGGTGCTTCCACAATATCATCCTCAAAATAAACTGGTAATCTTTAAGGATATTAGTTGATTTTAGCATATGAGTTTTGTATACTCATATATTAGTTAGGGTGACGATATTGGACGCTATCAGGCGACCGGTGTTACACACTAAAAAAAATTGCAACACACAAGCGAAGGGAGATCACAAGTTTATGAAGAAAAAAGCTATCAAAATTGCAGCTTCAACTGCAGTAGCAGCTTCAGCATTCGTTGCAGCAGCACCAGCACACCAAGCTGACGCAGCAGTAAACGTAAATCAATTAGTATCAGACGCACAAAATGCAGGTACAGTATTAAAATGGGCTATCTCAGTAGAAGGTTCAGCTGATTTCGTAACTCAACCATTTGCACAATACAATGCAGCTAAAAAATCAATTGCAGCAGCAGAAGCAGCAGCAGCTAAACTTTCAGTTTCTGAAAAATTAAGCGTTGACGCTAAACTTGTAGATGCAAAAATCCAAGTTACTCGTGCTGGATACTACATCGATGCAATTACTTCAAGTAACAAAATTAAAGCTTTAACAACTACACTTGATGCAGCAATCGCATCAGGAGATATTGAAAAAGTAGAAGCTGCTTACCACCCTGCAACAGGTGAGTTCCGTAAACAAGCTAAACTTTTAGACCGTGTATATGGTCAAACAACTCGTGACGAAATCCGTAACGCAGTTAAACCTGCTCTTGAAAAATCAGTAGCTTCAGTTAAAAACGAAGTAACAGTTAACATGCTTGTTAAAGCAGCAGCAGCAGACGTTAAAGCAGGAAAAATTGCAGATGCACATGCGAAACTTGCAGAAGCGCAAGCAATTCTTGATGCAAACAAACTAAAATGGGCAACTGAATTGCAAAAATCAGTTACTGACGCAAAAACTGCAGCACCAGCAATTCCTGGAAATATCACTGTTGATACAGCAGCATTCCACGGTGAAAAAGGCCAAACTTATGCAGTAACTGCTAATATTAAAACTACTACAGGCGCAGCTTACAATGGTGTAGTAGAGGTTTCTTTCGACGGTAAAGGGAAAAATGGAAACGGCGATTTAGCAAATACTTATCAATTTGTAAAAGTAGGCGCAAATACTGTTAATACATCTACTCCAACAACTGTTGATGTTGTTAACGGGCAATTAGTTTTAACTGTTACTAGTGCATCTGAAATCGCAGGTGGAAAAATCAAGTTTAAAACTCTAGCAGCTAATGGTAATGCCATTGATACTCAGTCTTCAGGAACATTGAATTTCTATGATAAAGAAACTGGTACTGCTAACTTAGATTCAAAAGAAGTAAAATATGTTGACGCAGCTAACAATTATTTTGTTACTACTGATCTTAAAAAATATACATTAAGTGCAAACGGAAATGTATTCCAAGATACAAACAATGCAGTTATCACTTTAGATGCATTTAAAGCTAAGTTAGCTGCTGGTGACCTTCTTAGAGGATCTTATAACTACAACGGTGGATCAGTTATTCAACTTTGGGTTCATAAAGTAGCAGAAGCTGAATTCGCGCTAGATCAAGAAGTTAAAGCTGGAACACCTGCTTACCGTGTAGAAGGAAATACAGTTACTTTATCAGGTTCTGGAGAAGCTGGTAAATTAGTTTATATTTACAAAGGAACAGACAATGTAGGTGCTCTTACTCAAGTACAAGTAGGGTCAAATGGTCTATGGTCTACTTCAGTTGCAGTAACAACGGACAACACTATTTTCACTGTTCGTCAAGCAACTTCTGTAAATGAAACTCCTAAAACATATAGCCAAGCAGTTGCTACTGGTGAGACTGAAAAAGTAACAGTTACTCCTGGTAAATTTGTAGCTACAACATCATATGTTGGTGATAATTCAAAATCATTAGCTGGAAAAACAGTAGTATTTGCTTCTACAAAAGATGGAGCAAGTACGGCTGTAGTAGCTTCAAATGCTCAAATTACACTATTAGATGGCGATTTAACACGTGCAACTTATGTTAATGGTGTAAATGGTACTACAATTGTAGAATCAGCTGCTGGTTTTGACATTAAATTTGGTGCACCATCAACTATCTCTGGTGGTAATGGAGTATTAGATGGTCAATTAACTGTTACATCTGTAACTGGAATTACAAATGCATATAAATTACAAGTTAATGCTTCAGGAACTATTTCTGGTTATTAATTAGTAGTTTGAAAGATTTAAAACTGTTTCCCAACTATGTTGGGAAACAGTTTTTTTAGTTTAATAAGCTTTATAATTGATCAAGGACGAGGAATTAGAAAATTATACAGTTCAAGGTAAGGTATATCATTACAGGATACTTTTGTATATAATAGTAATAGGGTGGAAAATGTGAAAAAACTGTAGTAGAAAGGTAGAGAGTAGTTGTATGAAAATTTCAGATACAGCAATACGATATATAGTGTGCGCTATAGTTGCAGTATTACTAATAGGACTTGGATATGCATCATTTGCAAGTAAAAAACAGGATGAACAATTTTTAGCTGACCAAGCAACTTATAATCAATCGCTACAGTATCTTCAGGAGGAGGACTTTGGTCAAGCAATACTACTGTTGCAACAGGTTGAAATAAATAATTCAAATAATGCAATTGTAAAATATTACTTA
The nucleotide sequence above comes from Psychrobacillus glaciei. Encoded proteins:
- the argC gene encoding N-acetyl-gamma-glutamyl-phosphate reductase produces the protein MKVGIIGATGYGGLELIRLLHNHPEIENIDLFTSSDEGNNFSNKYTHLLNIHDEPLLKIEHAKLAHYDVIFTSTPSGISRELLPSLIGKGPKLIDLSGDFRLKDPAQYEHWYKKTPAPTQALEKSVYGLTEWNRKAIEHATIIANPGCYPTAVLLSLLPLIKENLIDATQLIIDAKSGISGAGNKPTQMTHFSETNENTAIYKLHQHQHIPEIEQAIETFTNQSTLITFTTHLVPMTRGILTTSYAHVNEGITEKHLTNALQDTYANQPFVRIIEQTDKFGTNQVYGSNFCDIHVKVDPRTNRATIVSVIDNLVKGAAGQAIQNMNVQCNLDQTTGLSLVPLFI
- the argJ gene encoding bifunctional glutamate N-acetyltransferase/amino-acid acetyltransferase ArgJ is translated as MPMKRISYKNIASPKGFQATGIHCGLKHKKKDLALLISEVPASVAGVFTTNAIKAAPLLVTKDVVYQTGKMQAIIINAGNANACTGKQGMTDAYAMQKLTAEKFGIANNLVGVASTGVIGEIMKMEPVTNGIQQLEPIDELEGAISFSQAIMTTDTVTKNTSYQTIIDGKEVIIAGTAKGSGMIEPNMATMLGFITTDANIESSHLQTALTSITDITFNAITVDGDTSTNDMVIVMANGLAENKTLTPDHPDWEDFIQTLHAVAQDLAKMIAKDGEGATKLIEVEVKGAISNAEARKIAKTVVGSPLVKTAVFGNDANWGRIIAAVGYSGATLDPYAITIHIGVTKVVENGEPVPFSEKDLIVYLKQPEVKIFVDIHQGNGQGTAWGCDLTYDYVQINATYRS
- the argB gene encoding acetylglutamate kinase; this translates as MTTFKSMQHTAPKRIVIKLGGSMLERLNENFFTNFKKLQAAGNELIIVHGGGPAINEALAKNNITSTTVNGIRVTSAEAVGIVQSTLIGKVNPALVYELNKSGIAAIGLNGYDSKLLQCTILHKETYGFVGEIKKVNSSLLKTLLANGITPVISSISCTEEGTPLNINADTVASEIALAIKAESLQFVTDIPGIQIKGEVQQIATPSAISDWMVSGDVYGGMIPKVTAALDCLEAGIPSVQIVGDQLEGTTIIQQEVIV
- a CDS encoding acetylornithine transaminase encodes the protein MSTLFPNYARRPVHLVEGKGTIVTDNNGKEYLDFTSGIAVLSLGHAHPAIVEAIQRQSEKLWHTSNLFESPEQEKLASSLIKETHFAHAFFCNSGAEANEAAIKLARKHTGKHVIITFENSFHGRTFGAMSATGQEKVRNGFGPLLETFRTVPFNDIEKLGAAIDESVGAIMLEIIQGEGGVNQITPAFTRAIADICKSKGILLIVDEVQTGIGRTGTRYAFEQTVLQPDIITLAKGLGGGFPIGAMLGTSELHDTFGPGTHGTTFGGNPLAVAVAQAVLDNIFTNEFLFAINEKSSYFMDKLKEALPAYKIVGSGLILGIICPDEVAPYITQAEQAGLLLVAAGPNVIRLLPPLTVTTQEINQAINIIASILRVPSMLQVPGTRNII
- a CDS encoding SRPBCC family protein encodes the protein MLTWHKEIIIPTAIDRVWNLFELDQIQRIMPNVVKHKPLEIKEEVIGSTYEQTYREGKRTETYIVTDIEYENTKQKKHKKVEFALAKAFKIQTAFTLIKLDDKSTKFIYTGQNEGLNLMGKTFIKLGSKKRNDKVVDAFVELVRSEALKDS
- a CDS encoding DUF1761 domain-containing protein, which produces MTIDWGNLNYVAIIIGGFLYMIYGTIYYSILLSNKKGQQTKGPIKYIYSVIIAFISSFLVAILINTTGAETLLQGALIGFIIGIIIKMVYVKNALFGLISMKSTIIAICDHVIIFTLLGALHGWLS
- a CDS encoding helix-turn-helix domain-containing protein, coding for MEFPKEEVGKRVRYLRRLQGLTSDELAKLTGVSQSMISQIERGQVSPSLETLWKLSHSLKVPVFSFFEPEESNAVTICRSGEEKLIKRVRPNVSYQLLSPGTGKQMSFFKMVVEPGEELDTPFMYHSGEECGIMLCGSIRIEVEGETHMIYEGDSIYFDSSLPHRFMNTGKVDAVAIWAMTHSF
- a CDS encoding transporter substrate-binding domain-containing protein, which translates into the protein MKLRKWLAALLMITVLMVAGCSNDSGGVSTENSTLQKVLKNKKLVIGMSSGYFPFDMKDPKGDFVGYDVDFANALGKALGVKVEYKQFTFDGLIPALQTGEIDMIFAGMTIRGDRALAVSFANPYFKTGQAVMLPSSDKKTKTWQELDVKGNKIAVGIGTTGALLAKDVFKNAEVLDFEDFPAAAAALGLGKANAVVYDEPAIAVWNLKNAGQVQELEGLISSENLGIAVKKNDFETVQWINSFLNSYIESPSELASRHKWFETSDWLSEVVEE